A portion of the Thalassospira sp. TSL5-1 genome contains these proteins:
- a CDS encoding ABC transporter permease gives MTSRLFSPIVLLLVLAFLIGPFAIIIAASLSAGETLAFPPQGLSLRWVFKVFEIESFRQSFGISMFLAIGGTLMALILGVPASYALSRYKVPGTETIRTIVSSPIIVPGIIVGLALLRYFVVPFNTGILFALFVAHTALILPYAVRVVSASLTNLRSDIEEAAVLLGASRMGAFFRVVLPNIRGGILAAFILGFVTSFNQVPVSLFLSGPGVRTLPIDMLAYMEITYDPSVAALSALLAFMSLGIVFLAERFLGFSRYV, from the coding sequence ATGACATCACGCCTGTTTTCCCCCATCGTTTTGCTGCTGGTGCTGGCGTTTTTGATCGGCCCGTTTGCCATTATTATTGCCGCGTCGCTTTCCGCCGGTGAAACCCTTGCCTTTCCGCCACAGGGCCTGTCGCTGCGCTGGGTGTTCAAGGTTTTTGAAATCGAAAGTTTCCGTCAAAGTTTTGGCATTTCGATGTTTCTGGCCATTGGCGGTACCCTGATGGCGCTGATTTTGGGCGTTCCCGCCAGCTATGCGCTATCGCGTTACAAGGTACCGGGCACCGAAACCATCCGTACCATCGTATCATCGCCCATTATTGTGCCCGGCATTATCGTGGGTTTGGCGCTGCTGCGTTACTTTGTCGTGCCGTTTAACACCGGCATTCTGTTTGCCCTGTTTGTCGCCCATACTGCGCTTATTTTGCCCTATGCCGTGCGGGTTGTTTCCGCCAGCCTGACCAATTTGCGATCCGACATCGAAGAAGCCGCCGTTTTGCTGGGGGCATCGCGCATGGGGGCATTTTTCCGCGTGGTGTTGCCCAATATTCGCGGTGGTATTTTGGCGGCCTTCATTCTGGGTTTTGTCACCAGTTTTAATCAGGTGCCGGTGTCGCTGTTTTTATCCGGGCCCGGTGTGCGCACCCTGCCCATTGATATGCTGGCCTATATGGAAATCACTTACGACCCGTCGGTTGCGGCGCTGTCGGCCCTGCTGGCTTTCATGTCGCTGGGTATTGTGTTTCTGGCCGAACGTTTCCTAGGATTTTCCCGCTATGTCTGA
- a CDS encoding ABC transporter ATP-binding protein, whose translation MSDAKFLSLEKLTLSYGKNVAVPEMDLDIGKGELVALLGPSGCGKTTTMRAIAGLLAPSSGTIRLDGVDITRTPANKRPVGLVFQSYALFPHLNVYENVAFGLRLMGVKGNDLDTRVKQGLKTVGLEKFTTRKPAELSGGQQQRVSLARSMVMEPKVLLLDEPLSNLDARLRLEMRTELQRVQKESGVTMIFVTHDQVEALAMADRIIVMKDGLIEQIGTPEQIYNNPVSDFVADFVGFENVFALHNGMLKTGDQEIDLHGTVPCNTKGLAWRPGTIALGSGPYRGTVRGTSFAGGTREYLLDTPLGQIKAECDASLPVHPFGSDVAFDLNVKKAAPLARFGGL comes from the coding sequence ATGTCTGATGCAAAATTTCTCAGCCTTGAAAAACTGACCCTTTCTTATGGCAAAAACGTTGCCGTGCCAGAAATGGATCTGGACATTGGCAAGGGCGAACTGGTGGCCCTGCTGGGCCCGTCGGGCTGTGGGAAAACCACCACCATGCGGGCCATTGCCGGTTTGCTGGCCCCGTCATCGGGCACCATTCGCCTGGATGGAGTGGATATTACCAGAACGCCTGCCAACAAACGGCCTGTCGGGCTGGTATTTCAGTCCTATGCCCTGTTTCCGCATTTAAACGTTTATGAAAACGTGGCCTTTGGCCTGCGCCTGATGGGGGTTAAGGGCAATGATCTGGATACGCGGGTTAAACAGGGCCTAAAAACCGTGGGTCTTGAAAAATTCACCACCCGCAAACCAGCCGAACTTTCGGGCGGGCAACAACAGCGTGTGTCGCTGGCGCGCTCAATGGTCATGGAACCCAAAGTCCTGCTGCTAGACGAACCCCTTTCCAACCTGGATGCCCGCCTGCGCCTTGAAATGCGCACCGAATTGCAGCGCGTGCAAAAGGAAAGCGGTGTGACCATGATTTTCGTCACCCACGACCAGGTCGAAGCCCTGGCAATGGCGGACCGGATTATTGTGATGAAAGACGGCCTGATCGAACAGATCGGCACGCCCGAACAAATTTATAACAACCCGGTTTCAGATTTTGTTGCCGATTTTGTCGGTTTTGAAAATGTCTTTGCCCTGCATAACGGCATGCTGAAAACCGGCGATCAGGAAATTGATCTGCACGGTACGGTTCCCTGCAATACCAAAGGGCTTGCCTGGCGGCCGGGTACCATCGCCCTGGGCTCCGGCCCCTATCGCGGCACGGTACGCGGTACATCCTTTGCCGGTGGCACACGGGAATATCTGTTAGATACCCCGCTGGGGCAAATCAAGGCCGAATGCGACGCCAGCCTGCCGGTTCACCCGTTTGGCAGCGACGTTGCCTTTGATTTAAATGTAAAAAAGGCAGCGCCGCTTGCGCGCTTTGGGGGCCTGTAA
- a CDS encoding nucleoside hydrolase: protein MGIWIDTDMGFDDIAAVLCVIHGGKTIDGMSLVAGNCPLPQVARNAAAAASLFGWQFPIHQGRDCATLGTLETAERIMGPTGMLSVGKTLPDATLKPAKPAFDALCEWLQNPAPAGNARHILALGPLGNIAALLLARPELAAKIDQITWMGGAVSLGNHTASAEYNAFADPEALAIVLAHTVPFRMVDLDLCRQVLAQPDDVPAIRHAGGQNAALLADLTEGYITIALKRGRTAMALFDPCAAIALTNNDVIEFAPAHITVDLNSGPSRGRTIVDPRPASPKNGAYAVRVNATAARDMIFSALQAEAKK, encoded by the coding sequence ATGGGTATCTGGATTGACACCGACATGGGCTTTGACGACATCGCCGCTGTGCTGTGCGTCATCCACGGTGGCAAGACAATTGATGGCATGTCGCTGGTGGCGGGCAATTGCCCTTTGCCACAGGTTGCCCGCAATGCTGCCGCAGCCGCCAGCCTGTTTGGCTGGCAATTCCCCATTCATCAGGGGCGCGATTGCGCAACACTAGGAACGCTTGAAACCGCCGAACGCATCATGGGGCCCACCGGCATGTTATCCGTTGGCAAAACTCTGCCCGATGCCACGTTAAAACCGGCCAAGCCAGCCTTTGATGCCCTGTGTGAATGGCTGCAAAACCCGGCCCCGGCAGGGAATGCACGTCACATCCTGGCCCTGGGGCCGCTGGGCAATATTGCCGCCCTGTTGCTGGCCCGGCCAGAACTGGCCGCAAAAATTGACCAAATCACCTGGATGGGCGGTGCCGTCAGCCTGGGCAACCACACGGCATCGGCGGAATATAACGCCTTTGCCGACCCGGAGGCCCTGGCAATTGTGCTGGCCCACACGGTTCCCTTTCGCATGGTGGACCTGGATTTGTGCCGGCAGGTCCTGGCACAACCCGATGATGTTCCCGCCATTCGCCATGCCGGGGGCCAAAATGCCGCCCTTCTGGCCGACCTGACAGAAGGTTACATCACAATCGCCCTAAAACGGGGCCGCACGGCAATGGCCCTGTTTGACCCCTGTGCCGCCATCGCGCTGACCAATAATGACGTAATCGAATTTGCCCCGGCCCATATCACGGTTGATTTAAATAGCGGCCCGTCGCGGGGACGCACGATTGTTGATCCAAGGCCAGCATCGCCCAAGAACGGCGCCTATGCGGTGCGTGTCAATGCCACGGCCGCCCGCGACATGATTTTCAGCGCCCTGCAAGCAGAAGCAAAAAAATGA
- a CDS encoding adenine deaminase, whose translation MNTRTSEPADLNNEALRSRAIAAARGDAPFDVLIIGGQVVDMVTSEIRAADIGLVGPLIASVHQPGQFKQAQQTIDASGKFITPGLIDTHLHVESSMVTPAIYAQTVVPRGVTTIVWDPHELGNVLGKDGVKWAVDATRNLPLRALVLAPSCVPAAPGLEISGADFDGSALADILSWPGIAGLAEVMNMRGVINRTSRMTHIMQAGLTSGKMVCGHARGLSGTDLQAFMTAGVSSDHELTSNEDLMEKLRAGIHVEMRGSHDHLLPGFVKTLNELGFMPQTVSLCTDDVFPDDLAQKGGLDDVVRRLVSYGMPAIWALRAATLNAASHLKRDDLGLIAAGRRGDIVLFDDLENFSASHVFANGKLVANNGDICEPAPAKDPGILHNTMKIPALSADDFRIRASGNKVRLATIDQPRFTRWGEVEAPVKDGFVIPPEEATLIAVAHRHGKADSQPRVGLLTGWGHWRGAVCTSVSHDSHNLTVFGGNAEDMAVAANAVIAAGGGMAVASKGKIDALLPLPLCGLLTETSMQETADQFAAIRAATDKIVDWNPPYLVFKALFGATLACNIGPHQTDRGIADVISDTVLETPVLEILS comes from the coding sequence ATGAACACCAGAACCAGCGAACCAGCCGACCTGAATAACGAAGCCCTGCGCAGCCGCGCCATTGCCGCCGCCAGAGGCGATGCGCCCTTTGATGTGCTGATCATTGGCGGCCAGGTTGTTGATATGGTCACAAGCGAAATTCGTGCGGCCGATATTGGCCTGGTTGGCCCGCTGATCGCCAGTGTGCATCAACCCGGCCAATTTAAACAGGCGCAACAAACCATCGATGCCAGCGGGAAATTCATTACCCCGGGCCTGATCGACACGCATTTGCATGTTGAAAGTTCGATGGTGACACCGGCCATTTATGCGCAAACCGTTGTGCCGCGCGGTGTAACCACCATTGTCTGGGACCCGCATGAATTGGGCAATGTCCTGGGCAAGGACGGCGTAAAATGGGCCGTTGATGCCACCCGTAACCTGCCCTTGCGTGCGCTGGTTTTGGCCCCTTCCTGCGTTCCGGCGGCACCTGGGCTTGAAATTTCGGGTGCGGATTTTGACGGCTCGGCCCTGGCCGATATTTTAAGCTGGCCGGGCATTGCCGGTTTGGCCGAAGTCATGAATATGCGGGGTGTTATTAACCGCACCAGCCGTATGACACATATCATGCAGGCCGGGCTGACATCGGGTAAAATGGTGTGTGGTCATGCCCGTGGGCTGAGCGGAACCGACCTTCAGGCCTTCATGACCGCCGGTGTCAGTTCCGACCATGAACTGACCTCAAACGAAGATTTGATGGAAAAATTGCGCGCCGGTATTCATGTTGAAATGCGCGGGTCGCACGATCATCTTTTACCGGGGTTTGTCAAAACCCTGAACGAACTGGGCTTTATGCCGCAAACAGTATCGCTTTGTACCGATGATGTTTTTCCCGATGATTTGGCACAAAAGGGCGGGCTGGATGATGTTGTCCGCCGGTTGGTATCCTACGGCATGCCTGCCATTTGGGCCTTGCGGGCAGCAACCCTGAACGCGGCATCGCATCTTAAGCGCGATGATTTGGGGCTGATTGCTGCGGGCCGACGGGGTGATATCGTCCTGTTTGATGATCTGGAGAATTTCTCCGCCAGCCATGTTTTTGCCAATGGCAAACTGGTTGCCAATAACGGTGACATCTGTGAACCCGCCCCGGCAAAAGACCCTGGCATTTTGCATAACACCATGAAAATCCCGGCCCTTTCCGCCGATGATTTCCGCATCCGTGCCAGTGGCAACAAGGTGCGCCTTGCCACCATTGACCAGCCCCGCTTTACCCGCTGGGGTGAAGTTGAGGCCCCGGTCAAGGATGGTTTTGTCATCCCGCCCGAAGAAGCAACCCTTATCGCCGTTGCCCACCGCCACGGCAAAGCCGACAGCCAACCGCGCGTTGGCCTGCTGACCGGCTGGGGACACTGGCGCGGTGCGGTATGCACCAGCGTTTCGCACGACAGCCACAACCTGACGGTTTTTGGTGGCAATGCCGAGGATATGGCCGTTGCGGCCAATGCCGTGATTGCCGCAGGCGGCGGCATGGCCGTTGCCTCGAAAGGCAAAATAGACGCCCTGTTGCCCCTGCCGCTTTGCGGGTTGCTAACCGAAACATCGATGCAGGAAACTGCCGATCAATTTGCCGCCATCCGCGCGGCAACCGACAAGATTGTGGACTGGAACCCGCCCTACCTTGTGTTCAAGGCTCTGTTTGGCGCCACGCTGGCCTGCAATATCGGCCCGCACCAAACCGACCGGGGCATTGCTGATGTGATCAGCGATACGGTGCTGGAAACACCGGTTCTGGAAATTCTGTCCTAA
- a CDS encoding GNAT family N-acetyltransferase, with protein MIEILQAKPSHRPGWEALWRQNIVHFGAPDMTDDVIDTLWQRILDPDHPMQAWLAVDPSGHQANASTVAGLAHIIVHPHTFSLRNVAYLEDLWVSGDQRGNGIGSQMIEAVIKAAKDQDWGRLYWLTAGDNIGAQRLYDRLTDRVDAVLYKIDTA; from the coding sequence ATGATTGAAATTTTGCAGGCAAAACCGTCTCATCGGCCCGGTTGGGAGGCATTGTGGCGCCAGAATATCGTCCATTTTGGCGCACCTGACATGACAGACGACGTTATCGATACATTATGGCAGCGCATTCTGGACCCGGATCACCCCATGCAGGCGTGGCTGGCGGTGGATCCATCCGGGCATCAGGCAAATGCCAGCACCGTGGCAGGGTTGGCGCACATCATTGTGCATCCGCATACCTTTTCATTGCGCAATGTCGCCTATCTGGAAGATTTGTGGGTTTCGGGTGATCAGCGGGGCAATGGTATTGGCAGCCAGATGATAGAAGCCGTGATCAAGGCTGCCAAAGACCAGGATTGGGGCCGTTTATATTGGCTTACCGCCGGGGATAATATTGGTGCCCAGCGCCTGTATGACCGCCTGACAGACCGTGTGGATGCGGTTTTATATAAAATTGATACGGCTTGA
- a CDS encoding alpha/beta fold hydrolase, with amino-acid sequence MMQKADPVRFTTHTQDGVAISGFEWRCDNRDEAWRRPVVIICAATAVRCKYYARFAAYLHRNGFDVLTFDYRGIGESRPARLRGFAAGWGDWGFFDVESILHYASVRFPRQPVYAVGHSIGGFALGLAPSSHMFKHVVTVGAQFAYWRDYARELRRRMYLKWHVFMPLLTRSIGYFPGARLGWLEDVPAHVVRDWSKMGPRVEKSLSSAVAAARLEQNFAAINAELLAIGLTDDPFGTVAAVERLLGYYRASNRTHLRIAPGDVGVEAIGHFAFFHDRFEASLWPVALHWLQNGSLPDDTPGTILMSHQKEKHD; translated from the coding sequence ATGATGCAAAAAGCAGACCCGGTTCGCTTTACCACCCATACACAGGATGGCGTGGCGATTTCCGGGTTTGAATGGCGATGTGACAACCGGGATGAAGCATGGCGTCGCCCGGTTGTTATTATTTGTGCGGCAACAGCGGTGCGGTGCAAATATTACGCCCGTTTTGCCGCCTATTTGCACCGTAACGGGTTTGATGTTCTGACATTTGATTATCGTGGTATCGGAGAATCCCGGCCTGCCCGTTTGCGCGGTTTTGCTGCCGGTTGGGGGGATTGGGGCTTTTTTGATGTTGAAAGCATATTGCACTATGCCAGCGTGCGGTTCCCCCGCCAGCCCGTTTATGCTGTGGGTCATTCGATTGGTGGTTTTGCCCTGGGCCTGGCACCGTCCAGCCATATGTTTAAACATGTGGTCACAGTGGGTGCGCAATTTGCCTATTGGCGCGATTACGCGCGGGAACTCCGCCGCCGCATGTATCTGAAATGGCATGTTTTTATGCCGCTCCTTACCCGGTCTATCGGGTATTTCCCCGGCGCAAGGCTGGGCTGGCTGGAAGATGTACCGGCCCATGTGGTGCGCGATTGGAGCAAAATGGGCCCCCGTGTGGAAAAAAGCCTGTCATCGGCTGTTGCCGCCGCCCGGCTGGAGCAGAATTTTGCCGCTATCAATGCCGAATTACTGGCAATTGGCCTGACGGACGACCCGTTTGGTACGGTTGCCGCCGTTGAACGGCTGCTTGGATATTATCGCGCCTCAAACCGGACTCATTTGCGCATTGCGCCGGGGGATGTTGGTGTTGAGGCGATTGGTCATTTCGCCTTTTTTCATGACCGGTTTGAAGCCAGTTTATGGCCCGTTGCACTACACTGGCTTCAAAATGGCAGCTTGCCAGATGACACGCCAGGGACCATCCTTATGTCGCATCAGAAAGAAAAACATGATTGA
- a CDS encoding cupin domain-containing protein, translating into MKQDKPASCPVIHLDNLELTPQTNGQNFAAAFAAIAAPLGASKLGARLVDVPAGKKAWPFHCHHANDEMFVILAGGGTLRFGDTHWPVGPGRVIVCPAGGPETAHQLQADDNGPLRYIAISSMNEPDILEYPDSGKVALFAGAAPGGDKAKRRLSLNFATRDAVDYWEGEV; encoded by the coding sequence ATGAAACAGGACAAACCCGCTTCCTGCCCCGTTATTCACCTTGATAATCTTGAGCTCACACCGCAAACAAACGGGCAAAATTTTGCCGCCGCCTTTGCCGCCATTGCCGCCCCGCTGGGCGCAAGCAAGCTGGGGGCGCGGCTGGTCGATGTTCCAGCGGGTAAAAAGGCATGGCCCTTTCATTGCCATCATGCCAATGACGAAATGTTTGTCATTCTTGCTGGCGGCGGCACCTTGCGCTTTGGCGACACTCACTGGCCGGTCGGACCGGGGAGAGTCATTGTCTGCCCGGCAGGTGGGCCGGAAACCGCCCATCAGCTGCAGGCCGATGACAATGGCCCGCTGCGCTATATCGCGATTAGCAGCATGAACGAACCCGATATTCTGGAATACCCGGATTCCGGCAAGGTGGCCCTTTTTGCCGGTGCCGCACCGGGGGGTGACAAGGCAAAACGCCGCCTGTCGCTTAATTTTGCAACCCGCGATGCGGTCGATTACTGGGAGGGCGAGGTGTGA
- a CDS encoding LysR substrate-binding domain-containing protein yields the protein MRLNVPLNALRAFEAAARHLSVKDAAFELGVTPSAISHQIRILENILGVELLRRAGAGLELTETGEKLVPDLTDGFGRIIHAVSNLRDQSVLGPLRLSMLPTFAAHWLSPRLVQYPFEKAGFELLISTSQQAVDLQAGVADSAIRHGQGQWPGLAADLLFNESVTLLGKPEMARGSTDDIRARIGQANLFLSQHRRGNFANWNATLPGGPVTPAAITYVDSAGLGLRAAIDGAGMTLASGEIAASDIASNRLAPLLPHKVASGAGYYLVYPDRLKRDRRLRNLRQWLLDIVDQAPAHTSAHTSPSQ from the coding sequence ATGCGGTTGAATGTGCCATTGAATGCCTTGCGCGCCTTTGAGGCGGCAGCACGGCATTTATCGGTAAAGGATGCCGCATTTGAATTGGGGGTTACGCCATCTGCGATCAGTCATCAGATCAGGATACTGGAAAATATTCTGGGTGTCGAACTGCTGCGCCGTGCCGGGGCCGGGCTGGAACTGACCGAAACCGGAGAAAAACTGGTACCCGATTTAACGGATGGTTTCGGCCGGATTATCCATGCCGTGAGCAATTTGCGAGATCAATCTGTGCTGGGGCCGTTGCGCTTATCCATGTTGCCGACATTTGCCGCGCATTGGCTCTCGCCCCGTTTGGTTCAGTATCCTTTTGAAAAGGCAGGGTTTGAATTGCTGATTTCCACCAGTCAGCAGGCGGTGGATTTGCAGGCGGGTGTCGCCGATAGTGCCATTCGCCACGGGCAGGGGCAGTGGCCCGGCCTTGCGGCGGATTTGCTGTTTAACGAAAGCGTGACGCTTCTGGGCAAGCCCGAAATGGCGCGGGGCAGTACAGATGACATTCGCGCACGGATCGGCCAGGCCAACCTGTTTTTATCCCAGCATCGGCGCGGGAATTTTGCCAACTGGAATGCAACGCTGCCCGGCGGGCCTGTTACGCCCGCTGCAATAACATATGTTGATTCCGCCGGGCTGGGTTTGCGTGCCGCCATTGACGGGGCCGGTATGACACTTGCCAGCGGCGAAATTGCCGCCAGTGATATTGCCTCAAACCGACTGGCCCCGTTATTGCCGCACAAGGTTGCATCGGGTGCCGGATATTACCTGGTTTATCCCGACCGCCTGAAACGGGACCGGCGATTGCGCAATTTGCGACAATGGCTGTTGGATATTGTTGATCAAGCTCCCGCTCATACCTCTGCTCACACCTCGCCCTCCCAGTAA
- a CDS encoding alpha/beta hydrolase, producing the protein MQNPIVILPGIGGSGDDHWQSIWEGRWRAENRKVVRLSPPNWDEPGLEDWLVALDDALKHIGEEPAVLVAHSLSCLLVAHWAAQRADKASDQVLGAFLVAVPDPDGPAFPSQAASFQSVPRDPLPFATLLVGSQNDPYGAVDYVKRCAQDWRAACVMAGALGHINTASNLGDWPQGQDLLTAFCAGLTSHCHFGTGL; encoded by the coding sequence ATGCAAAACCCGATTGTGATTTTGCCCGGTATTGGCGGGTCTGGGGATGACCACTGGCAAAGCATATGGGAAGGCCGCTGGCGTGCGGAAAACCGCAAGGTTGTTCGCCTGTCACCGCCAAACTGGGATGAACCCGGGCTTGAAGACTGGCTGGTCGCCCTTGATGATGCCCTAAAACATATCGGCGAAGAACCTGCCGTGCTGGTGGCACACAGCCTTTCCTGCCTGTTGGTGGCCCACTGGGCGGCACAGCGGGCTGATAAGGCTAGCGATCAGGTTTTGGGGGCGTTTCTGGTGGCGGTACCAGATCCTGACGGCCCGGCCTTTCCGTCGCAGGCGGCATCATTTCAGTCTGTCCCCCGCGACCCATTGCCGTTTGCCACCTTGCTGGTCGGAAGCCAGAATGACCCTTACGGGGCGGTGGATTATGTCAAACGCTGCGCCCAAGACTGGCGTGCCGCCTGCGTGATGGCCGGAGCGTTAGGGCACATCAATACCGCCAGCAATCTTGGTGACTGGCCCCAGGGCCAGGATTTGTTAACCGCATTTTGCGCGGGTTTGACATCACATTGCCATTTCGGCACAGGGCTGTAA
- a CDS encoding Lrp/AsnC family transcriptional regulator: MKQPTIDRLDIAIIEALQENARTPLSELGRRIGLSQPAMSERVKRLEERGIITGYGARIDPAALGLGLMAIIRLKTTHEHIQPCLRDFARMPHIIEVHRLTGEDCFMLKVLVPTPGDLESIVDRIARHGAVTTSLVLRSEPAKPIGSALIQYRHPG, from the coding sequence ATGAAACAGCCCACAATCGACCGGCTTGATATTGCGATTATTGAAGCCCTGCAGGAAAATGCCCGCACCCCGCTGTCGGAACTGGGGCGGCGTATTGGCCTGTCACAACCCGCCATGTCCGAACGGGTCAAACGGCTGGAAGAACGCGGTATCATTACCGGCTATGGCGCACGCATTGACCCGGCGGCACTGGGATTGGGGTTAATGGCGATTATCCGCCTGAAAACCACCCATGAACATATCCAGCCCTGCCTGCGCGATTTTGCCCGCATGCCCCATATCATCGAAGTGCACCGCCTGACCGGCGAGGATTGTTTTATGTTAAAGGTGCTGGTGCCAACACCGGGCGACCTTGAATCCATCGTTGATCGCATCGCCCGCCACGGGGCGGTTACAACATCGCTGGTTTTGCGGTCCGAACCGGCCAAACCGATTGGGTCGGCGCTGATACAATATCGACATCCCGGATAA
- a CDS encoding HlyD family type I secretion periplasmic adaptor subunit: MAKRDLNAAIIRQINGRKSIFSGWALLSVIGLFLACMVSWAAVAEVDEVTRGSGKIIPSQDLQKVQTMHGGMIKDMLVHEGQRVQRGDLLLVLDTTASQSEYNQLEQKKFALQAQIERLTAEIKGADLAFSPGLEQSAPAVTLTQQRLFEGRRSELASELAVLEQQKRQKIKEMSEAQSELDTATEGLVFSQSEISMIQPLVERGIEPKLSLIQLQRTHAELQGKQQTAKIRIERLNLALAEIAERFKTMHETFRKEALQELSKATAELAELEQSLPAYASKVERSEIRSPVDGIVNQILKTTIGGVAQPGESLVEIVPVDDDFLVEAHIKPADIGFLHPGQRVKVKLTAYDFARYGSLDGELSTIGADAIELPETKEPVYPVVVRVFSRLTDASGKPLDIVPGMIAEINILTGSKTVLNYFVEPVVKVKKNAFTES; the protein is encoded by the coding sequence ATGGCAAAGCGTGATTTGAATGCCGCCATTATCCGCCAGATCAATGGTCGCAAATCCATTTTTTCCGGTTGGGCTTTGTTGAGTGTGATTGGTCTGTTCCTTGCCTGCATGGTCAGTTGGGCCGCTGTGGCCGAGGTGGACGAGGTCACACGCGGGTCGGGCAAAATTATTCCATCGCAGGATTTGCAAAAGGTGCAAACCATGCACGGCGGCATGATCAAGGATATGCTGGTGCATGAAGGGCAGCGGGTACAACGCGGCGATTTGTTGCTGGTACTTGATACCACGGCCTCACAAAGCGAATATAACCAGCTTGAACAGAAAAAATTCGCCCTGCAGGCGCAGATTGAACGCCTGACGGCAGAAATCAAGGGGGCTGACCTTGCATTTTCGCCGGGATTGGAACAAAGCGCCCCTGCTGTGACCCTGACCCAGCAACGCCTTTTTGAAGGCCGCCGGTCCGAACTGGCATCCGAACTGGCGGTTTTGGAACAGCAAAAGCGCCAGAAGATCAAGGAAATGAGCGAGGCGCAAAGCGAGCTTGATACCGCGACCGAAGGGCTTGTTTTTTCGCAGTCCGAAATCAGCATGATCCAGCCGCTGGTGGAACGCGGGATCGAACCGAAACTGTCGCTAATTCAGCTCCAGCGCACCCATGCCGAATTGCAGGGCAAACAGCAGACCGCAAAAATCCGTATAGAACGGTTAAACCTGGCGCTGGCTGAAATTGCCGAACGGTTCAAAACCATGCACGAAACCTTCCGCAAGGAGGCATTGCAGGAACTTTCCAAAGCAACGGCGGAGCTGGCCGAACTGGAACAAAGCCTTCCGGCCTATGCCAGCAAGGTGGAACGGTCCGAGATCCGCTCCCCGGTGGATGGCATTGTGAACCAGATTTTAAAAACCACCATTGGCGGCGTTGCCCAGCCCGGTGAGTCGCTTGTTGAAATTGTGCCGGTTGATGATGATTTTCTGGTCGAAGCCCATATCAAACCCGCCGATATCGGCTTTTTGCATCCGGGCCAGCGGGTTAAGGTCAAGCTGACGGCCTATGATTTTGCCCGCTATGGCTCGCTCGATGGGGAGCTTTCAACCATTGGCGCCGATGCCATTGAGCTGCCCGAAACAAAGGAGCCGGTTTACCCGGTGGTGGTGCGGGTGTTTTCCCGCCTGACCGATGCCAGCGGCAAGCCGCTGGATATTGTTCCGGGCATGATTGCGGAAATCAATATTCTGACCGGCAGTAAAACCGTTTTGAATTACTTTGTCGAACCGGTGGTCAAGGTCAAGAAAAACGCCTTTACCGAAAGCTGA